In the Streptomyces fradiae ATCC 10745 = DSM 40063 genome, one interval contains:
- a CDS encoding sensor histidine kinase, with the protein MFLLNAAVLAAATTALLLGPVTVSTPALLTEAVVLVAGLAALLVANALVLRVGLAPLARLARTMSTIDLLRPGPRLPASGRGEIAELIAAFNSMLDRLEAERAASTGRALSAQEGERRRIAQELHDEIGQTLTAVLLELKDVADRAPAPLRESLHEVQETTRNSLDEIRRIARRLRPGVLEELGLTKALRALTAEFTGPGLTVRHHIGADLPPLSDETELVLYRVAQESLTNTARHARARRAEIRLESMPGAVGLRVRDDGRGTGGAPEGAGIRGMRERALLVNAALDLGPAPGGGTEVRLTIPVPERNTPA; encoded by the coding sequence GTGTTCCTCCTCAACGCCGCCGTCCTCGCCGCGGCCACGACCGCGCTGCTCCTCGGCCCCGTCACGGTGTCCACCCCCGCGCTCCTGACCGAGGCGGTCGTCCTCGTCGCCGGGCTCGCCGCCCTGCTCGTCGCCAACGCGCTGGTGCTGCGCGTCGGCCTGGCGCCGCTGGCCCGGCTGGCCCGCACCATGTCCACCATCGACCTGCTGCGCCCCGGACCGCGCCTTCCGGCCTCCGGCCGGGGGGAGATCGCCGAACTGATCGCCGCCTTCAACAGCATGCTCGACCGGCTCGAAGCGGAGCGCGCCGCCAGCACCGGCCGGGCCCTGTCCGCGCAGGAGGGCGAGCGCCGCCGCATCGCGCAGGAGCTCCACGACGAGATCGGGCAGACCCTCACCGCCGTCCTGCTGGAGCTCAAGGACGTGGCGGACCGCGCCCCGGCGCCCCTGCGCGAGTCCCTCCACGAGGTGCAGGAGACCACCCGCAACAGCCTCGACGAGATCCGCCGCATCGCCCGGCGCCTGCGTCCCGGCGTCCTGGAGGAACTGGGCCTGACCAAGGCCCTGCGGGCGCTGACCGCGGAGTTCACCGGCCCGGGACTCACCGTCCGCCACCACATCGGCGCCGACCTGCCGCCGCTCAGCGACGAGACCGAACTGGTCCTGTACCGCGTCGCCCAGGAGAGCCTGACCAACACCGCCCGCCACGCCCGCGCCCGGCGGGCCGAGATCCGGCTGGAGAGCATGCCCGGAGCCGTCGGGCTGCGCGTCCGCGACGACGGCCGCGGCACCGGTGGGGCGCCCGAGGGCGCGGGCATCCGCGGCATGCGCGAGCGGGCCCTGCTCGTCAACGCCGCACTGGACCTCGGTCCGGCCCCCGGCGGCGGGACCGAGGTCCGCCTGACCATCCCCGTACCGGAACGGAACACCCCCGCATGA